AGAAGAAGCGGAAAAGACCCTGCTGGACCGCCTCGATAAAGACCTGGAGGAAGAATGTTCAAAGAGGATCGCGGCATCCGTAAATAAGGTAAACGAAACCGCCAACGAGCAGGCTGCCAAGATTATATGTGAGACCATTCAGAGGTGTGCGGCAAACCACACGGCTGAGAACATCATAAGCACCGTTGAGCTTCCTAATGAGGAGATGAAGGGCCGCATTATCGGCAGGGAGGGCAGGAACATACGGGCGTTTGAGAAGGCCACGGGCATAGACGTAATAGTGGATGACACGCCGGGGATTATCGTGCTCTCAGGCTTTGACGGCATAAGGCGCGAGGTCGCCCGGCTTACGATGGAAAAACTTATTCTCGACGGTCGTATACATCCCGCGCGGGTTGAAGAGGTCGCCGGGCAAACTAAAAAGGAAATGGAAGAAACAATAAAGGAGACGGGGAAGCGCGTGTGCTTTGACATGGGTTTTCACGACATACACCCGGAACTCATTCAACACCTCGGCAGGCTCAGGTACAGGACAAGCTACGGTCAAAACCAGCTCAGTCACGCCACGGAGGTGGCGGACCTATGCGCTCTTATTGCCGGCGAGCTGAAACTTGACACCAAAACAGCCCGGAGGTGCGGACTCCTTCATGACATCGGAAAGTCAACCGGCAGCGACGTGGAAGGCGGCCACGCGGCCGTCGGCGCGGAACTGGCAAAGAGGTATGAAGAAAAGCCTGCGGTGGTCAATGCCATTGCCGCCCACCACGAGGAGGTTCCCGCTGAAACCGCCTTTGCCCCGCTTGTAAGCGCGGCAGATGCCATATCCGCAAGCAGGCCGGGGGCACGGCGTGAATCGCTGGAAAAGTATATTAAGCGGCTGGAGAAACTCGAGGGTATCGCGGCCAGATTTAACGGCGTAAGAAGCGCCTATGCAATCCAGGCCGGCCGGGAGATAAGGGTCATTGTCGACCCCGAGGGTGTCGACGATAACATGGCCCAAAAGATCTGCTACGACATCGCACGCGGGATCGAGGGGGAACTGGAATTCCCCGGCGAGGTGATAGTAACCGTTATCCGCGAGACACGCTCCATAGAGCATGCCAAATAGCTTCCCAACCGGACGGATGCGATACTGAAAACCCCGTCCCTGCGCATTACAAGACAACCCGCCGGCCTTTTTGACATAAGTGTAAGAACGTCTGCCGTGTCGTCTCACTCCTTCCAATCTATCCGTTTACATTCAATCTGGAATGATGTATAATCCGCCCACCGTGCAGTACTTGTATCGTTAGTTGTCAGAGGAGGGTCAACAAAATGTTGGCAGATTTCAGGGTCGTACCTATTGGGACCGGCTCCAGCAGCCTGAGCGGCCAGCTGGCAGAGGTGATGGACGTAGTGGAACAGAGCGGCGTCAGCTATAAGGTTAACGACATGCGGACCGTTATTGAGGGTGACTGGGACACGGTTATGGGCCTTATAAAAAAATGTCATGACAGGGTGATGGAGAACTCTGAAAGGGTGTCTACCATAATAACCATTGATGAGCGAAAGGGCAGGACCGTCCACATCGGGGAAAAAGTGGCTTCAATAGAGGGAGCGCTTGGAAGGTCACTGAACAAGTAATAAGTTGTGATGAAAGACGCTGAACTGGACATTGTAAAAGAGATTTCCAAGATTGAGCAGGAGGCCGATCGAGTGGTCGAAGACGCCAGAAAGAAGGCGAGGTCTCTTGAAGCCGGTTTGGAAGACAAGCTGGCGCCAATCAGGCTGAATTACGAAAGAGAGTTTGAGGCCGGGGCAGAGGAACTGAGACGCCGGTTTAAAGAAGAGATGCAGCGGGAAGAGTCCAAGCTCAAAGAGGCCTTCGAGGACGAACAGGCATTTGTCCTGCAAAGAGAGAGAGAACGATCCGATGAGGTAGTATCGTTTCTGATAAACAGGACACGTGAGTTTTAAAACATGGCCATCGACAGGGTTAAAAGGGTCACCTTACTGGTCCCGGCCTATAATAGCAGGCCCCTTGTATCCAGACTTTACCAGCTAAATGTCTTACACGTCTTAGACGCCTTTTCAAGCATACCCACCGCACGAATTGTCCTGAAAAAGTACGGTCTAATCGGACACGACGGCGGGGATGAAATCAGGAAACTTGAGTTCATAGTCTCCACCCTGGCACCGTTCCTGACCGGAGAAAAGTCATTCCTGGAGGGCATCTTTCCCGTGCCGGTACAGGTCAAAAAGGACGAACTCCTGGACATCCTCTCCTCTTTTAAAACAGACCAGATTTATGATGAGTGCAAGGCCTTCCACGACGAGCAGACCTCGATTGAGTCACAACTAAAGGATGTTCGCCGGGAAGCAGGTCTCATCAGGGAACTGCACGGGTTGCC
This genomic window from Candidatus Bathyanammoxibius amoris contains:
- the rny gene encoding ribonuclease Y — translated: MLVSCAVFVPIGYFLCFFLTSKKRRVQERESKQALDEAHADASRIRKEADLVLKDELLKRKEEIERETQETRHDLRQLEKRLSKREDNLERKLEILSKKEHYVDGLQTNLSTKLKDAETKEARLKRLIEEEERALLKVSGYTREEAEKTLLDRLDKDLEEECSKRIAASVNKVNETANEQAAKIICETIQRCAANHTAENIISTVELPNEEMKGRIIGREGRNIRAFEKATGIDVIVDDTPGIIVLSGFDGIRREVARLTMEKLILDGRIHPARVEEVAGQTKKEMEETIKETGKRVCFDMGFHDIHPELIQHLGRLRYRTSYGQNQLSHATEVADLCALIAGELKLDTKTARRCGLLHDIGKSTGSDVEGGHAAVGAELAKRYEEKPAVVNAIAAHHEEVPAETAFAPLVSAADAISASRPGARRESLEKYIKRLEKLEGIAARFNGVRSAYAIQAGREIRVIVDPEGVDDNMAQKICYDIARGIEGELEFPGEVIVTVIRETRSIEHAK
- a CDS encoding MTH1187 family thiamine-binding protein, whose product is MLADFRVVPIGTGSSSLSGQLAEVMDVVEQSGVSYKVNDMRTVIEGDWDTVMGLIKKCHDRVMENSERVSTIITIDERKGRTVHIGEKVASIEGALGRSLNK